A region of the Falco rusticolus isolate bFalRus1 chromosome 6, bFalRus1.pri, whole genome shotgun sequence genome:
AATGTTTAGCTTTGTTGACACACAAGcatagaattaaaaattatttgaccTTTTTTTGACACATGATTGACATGCTACAAGTGACACTATGGTCCATACAATAAAACAATAGTGCAAACTCACCACAGGAACTCTGAAACAATGTTGTTTGTATGAGATAAgatattaatttcaaataataagaaaatagtACTATCCACTCTCATTGTAAAAATTCAGCACTGTGTGTAAAGTGTCAGTATTCCTTTAGCAATATACATACCAAATATAGCCTGAAGATTATGTTTGCTCACAGCTTCACAGACTTTTGACATGAATTTTAATGGCATGACTAACATTCTTATTAGATCAATAAGTATGTCACATAAACACTTCACTAAGTGAGAGGAATACTGACCCTTTTGACGGTGTCTGACTTTATTTCCCTAAATACCTCCTTTCCCTTTATTATTATATCTTAAAAGATACAACTATGCTGACAGTAAATTTATGTTAGTTACTATTCTGTAGAAAAAATTGATCCCACCATATATTTGGTCACACACTGCATATGTACACGtatgcatgaaaaaaagttactttgaTAGCCGTGTCTATGAAAAGTGCATATTTTAGCAGAGACATTTATTGCATGCCTCAGGTGCAACAGAAAGTGTGGTATGAAATTTAGTCTAGGGCCAGTTAAATGTCCTCCCAGTGATCTGATAAAATTTTTGATTAAAAGGATGAAAGAACTTGCGCAATTTGGTAATGACAGAGGTGTCCACCTCTGGATGGATGCGTCCCTTGCTACCCGCCAGGCACTTGTTAAAGACAATGTTAAATCGCAAGCAGTAAAACCCTCTGGTGGCATTGAAGTATAAATTGTACTGACTTATCCTTGGAGGAAGATTTAGGAACTTCTCAACCAGCTGGAGTTCTGGCAGTGGTTCTGTGATGAGCCGGTCGCCGTCCACTATATGAAACTGCTCGATTGGGAAGTATTTTAACCATCTCTCCAGATGTTTTGTGTAGATGCTGGTTCTCACCGCCTTATACTTAGTGTTCACTTCGCAGGTATTAGGATCAATAGCCAGCTTCTCAAATTTGTAGtaagttttgttctttctttccttacctTCCAGCACCTGAGTGTAATCAGAAATAGCTCTTGTGGTAGGTTCCCTGACAATGATCAATAATTTGATAGATGAGTTCATTTTGTAAATCCTTTCAGGTACTTCCTCAGTAATAAAATATGCAGGGCTTTTCTCAATTGTTATTTGATGAGGgtaagaaaaaggcatttttttccgGTACCACTCGATCCCCTTGGCATAGTTCTCATCATTGTCAAAGAAGTGAATCTCTTGAGAAGCTTTGACCACTGCGGGATGAAGGTTCAGCATCTCCAGCAGTGCTCGGGTGCCTCCTTTCCGCACCCCAATGATAATGGCCTTGGGGAGCTGCTGAACCAGATTGTGCAGTCGTATTTGTTCCTTGGTGGCATTGCCCTTTCGGAATTCATGGAGAAGCCCTCGCTTGAACTGCAGAGCTCGCAGTGGGATTTCGTCCTGGCTGCGGGGTCCAAATCGACCGTCAatggggcagaggggctgcagtCTGCAAGCAAAATAAGAGATATTTGTAAAAAGAGGGGATCTCTTAAGGTAAGTTTTCCACGTAAGGCAATCACGCTCTTGGAAACCTTTTGCAATGTAATGTGATGTGTCcatctttcaatttttattttattctgctcaCGGTTAAATTGTTTGCAAATGGTTTGATTATTCTGGTATTTCGCTGTGATTTAGCTGAGTAACTCCTGACTCCACCCTTCTGGTCTTTGCAGGCATAGGCACTACGATCACTGTTCTCAGGGCTCTTGAACCTTGCCTCACCTCCCACATTCCTCATTATTTTGTGATTGCTTTGgcagtttttaaagcattctgagattaattttatttggtcATTTTGATCTGATAATCCAGTTCATTTAAGTCAtctctttcaaatgctttttctaTTCTAGCCTGAATTCTTTCCTGTGCTTCCCATTGTGTTGACTTTATTAGCTGCTGATCCAGAATTGGCTTTTTTAGTGAAAAGGAGCAAAAGGGATAAAAACCAGCTTTCTAGGCATAACCTTTCAGGGTTTTCCCTCTTCTTAAAAAGATGTGCAGTGTTTTCCCTGCAAATCAGAATCGGAAAGATCAAGGTTCTGAACCTTGAACCAGACATGATAAGCAAGGCACAGAAAGAATGgcaagaaaagtttttaaaaatacatttattacaTCTTTACATCAATGATTTTCTTATCATCATTTATTATCCTCCAGTGAACTTCATTTTGTGCCTTACGGTTTCTTCTTTTGTGCCTGCATTTTTGTGCTTCTCTTTTATGTTCACCTGCAATTATTATTTCACCTGTTTTCCACTTTACTAATGCTCCCTTCTTGTAATTCATGTCACTGTATGCGAGAAATgatgcagtaagaaaaaagttaaaattttgtTACTACAGAACCTTGAATAAGCCCTCACCTCCACTCCCAAATCAGCACTTTGGTCATTATACAGGCCAATATTGCACTGAAGACTAAATTGGTGTGTAGACAGAGCTTCCACAGtcctacagaaaaatattattaataattttgcagATCCATGCTCTCCAAAATTAAGGATATGTAAGAACAAAGGTTGCCTAGGCAATTTTAATATGAGCTCACTGTGCATGTATATTATGATACGGTTCTTAAATTACATGGCCACATGCTATTATTTTTTGCAGGACCCCTGCCTCAGCTAGCATACCAGATGGGCGATGCTCATTAATAGCTGTTTAGGTATTCAGGATTTATTCTGGTTTCTCAGCATGTGGCCCCTCACTCACTCACTGTATATTATTCAAACCCTGCTTTTGGGACAGAATTACTTATTTCTTTATGGCTTTTCCATCCATCACTGCTTGTTGGGATCTCTAATTTGACACTGACGTTAGGACAATGGATGGTTTGGACAAAGTAAGTTTGATCCCCCTGGCTGACCTGCTAGCTGTTTCCTTGATTATCCAGATGCTGAGAGATAGATATAGCCTGTCCAGACAGAGCCGAAGAAATAACCCAGATGACATTGCTGAGTTCACATAAACTCTGGCTAAGTCCTGCAAGACTAATTAGAAGTTGTGATGAGCAGTGAGTTCCtgttgttatttcttttctcaagtTTCTagtctcttcttttcctttactaTCTGCCACCTACTGAATAAGAGCCTGACTTGGTGACGAAGGCTGAATCATTGAAACGCTGATGCAAACCTGCCAAttgaaaaacccaaaaccaaacccaaaacgAAGTAGAAAGCAATGTCTTTACTTAACAGTGGTACAATTTGATCAGACTGTGGTGTGGCTGGCAAGACAGTCTTTCTGCAGCAGCGAGGTGGCAGTTAAAAGCATAAGAAACAGAAGCTGCAATTGCTAGCTCtgttcttctcttccctctccttctgtgtatttgttatttgttttcaaGCAAAGAGGATTCCACAACAGCAGTTCCAGACCCATCTCAACtaattttatctctttttttctcaaaaagacAGTTATCACTGCCTTCAGTGTAACACAACAGCTTGTCAAACAGGGTGGTTtcctttaaaagtaaataaatactcAAGATATCCTCTAGCCTACGGGAAAAGATTGGATGTTGTTAAAAGTCCTTCCTCTACCCTTtacctttcaggttttttactCTCCCCTTTCATCTCCTCTAtctaaacaataaaaattagcCTTTAAAAAGATCTGGGCAGTGGTGGTACTAAGCAGGCAGTCAGATCTTGGTAGTTGAATCCCCAAATGTAACTATTTGCTGTTACATTGCAACATGTTAATATTTGTTATTATCTGagtaatattttccattaaaataaaagcctttaaaaaaaaattacatgacCTTTATTATATCACTGAGTTGCTCTCCCAAAACAGGCAATTTCTCAAACTGCTACAGTAAAACTCCACAAACATTCTTCTTGAGAAAACCCACCATAAAACAACTCATCTGagagaactgtatttttcacaaaTTTCAAAACAGCTAAAATAAAGCCGGACAGACTTAATGACAAGTAGCAGTGCTGTCTCTCCTGATCCAGAAtacttgctatttttcttccaatGGAGGCGTCAGAGTGGCAAAAGATTGTAAACCTGGTTCCAGCCGGAGCAATTTGGCGCATGGAAATCCGGTATGGAGGTTCCCCATACTGACTGTGAGGGAGTCGGGCAACTCAAAGACTGAACCAGATCTTCTCAAAATTGCCAGGCACAGAATCTATTTGAGCTTTCACTTACTAAACAGCTCCGTGAACTCAGGATCTGCAGGACGGTGGCTGCCTCTCGAGGGAAGTGCTCAGCTTATCAAACTTGATGACTCGATGAATTTGATAAACTAGTGGCAGTTTCCCTTTGGGCCtaagaaaattcaaaacattCCTGTTGAAGAGCCCAATCTGAGGCTGTTAAATGTGGGCCACTGATGTATGTGAtataagaattatttacttttaaaaaaaaaaacagaggggaaaaaatgtaaatatctaccgtaaaaaacaaggaagaatttGAAACACAGAGGATGTTAGTGAAATCCTTACAAACACTTAACAAATCTTGGCCTTGGGGTAAGGAACAGACACCATAAACACGTCAAGCTGGGGCACAACAAGATAAACTCCAGGAGAACTAAGTGGTTAATGAGACTAAACAGGAAATTACTGAAACTAGGTGTGAACTACCCTGATTAGCATACTACAAGGTCTACCCTCGAGCAAAtagagccccctccccacagaacatgtgcggtggaaaaaaggaacactgtacctttaaatggagatgaGGCTTGTAAGAACCTATGAAaattaagtgtgactaaatgtaattgtaaacagtttttcaaagtgtataaaaagTTTTGCTATGTGTGAAGAGGCAGGTTGGCTTTGTGGATTACCAGCCAGCACCCGTCTCTGTGCAGACATGCAATAAGCAAATATCTTGACTCTGTGTGTGGATCAGCTCTTGCACACTGTGTGAAGAATCCAGATTTGGGATAATACCAGCTCTCTTGTTCAAATTAGATCAGCATAAATTATTGGAGCCATTCAGCATCCTTTTACTGACAGACTCAACGAGTTTGGATTTTGCCCTAGTGCTGAGGCAGAAGAACATTTCCAGTTAATTCATCTGTGTCTCATCCTTTCtagtttctctttctctctctctctttcataCCAAGTCCAAATACAAAAGGACTGATTTTTAGCAGTGTGGTATTTTTCGCACTGGATAATGcaaaagaatgaaacagaattttactGTCATTGGCAACATTATATATGAAACCAGTGGAATTCAGTGCCGCAGGAGGTCAGCAAGTCAAATACTGTGGCAAGATAATTTTATAGCCATCAGTAAATTCTGTAGATGTGCAAGCATAGATAATAGCATAAGGTTAATTAGATTTCATGCCTCTGAACATAAAATATACTTTTGAAAGAGCCGGTAAGGATTTCTGCCTCCATTTACAGAATGACATTATTCTCAGTGAAGTTTTCACCTCTGAAGCATCAGAGGTGCTTTGACCACCAAGGGAAAGAAGATATAAATTCTGGGGCTTAATTTGCAATGCATTTGGTCTTAGCTGAGTACACGGTCTCCCTCTTCTTCTGCAATGGATTTAAGCAGCTGAAGAAGGCACTCAGTGATCTCGGATGGAGCTCAACATTACCTAGCAATGGACACTAGGGAGCTCTGGTTTTGATTCACTTTCCACACACTCCATGTTCACACAGCATTGTGTCTCAATTTTGAACTCAATtaatacttttctttatttaaaagaaggACACTAGAGCATTAGCACTGGCAAGCTTTCTACCAGCTTCTGGAAATCTTGAAGTCTTGTTTCATTCATTCTTTTGAAAGAGCTTTTTTATATCCTGTCTTTGTGTAGCACCTAACAGACCAAACCCGGGTCATTTTTAGGGTGACAGAAACAGTGACGTTGGTGCAGGTAGCGCTACTGCTGCCCTGTCAATAACCAGGCAAAACTCAGCTTGGTCGAAAGTGCCAAATAGTTTTTGATTTTCTCTGCTGGATTTTCTACTGCTCTCCAGGAAATCACTTGCAGAGAAAACCCACTTATTTAGCACATTCAGCTCCAGAAAATACTGGATAATTAACATAGTTAAAATTCTGAAACCCTGAAGCAATCTTTCAAGTGAAATAGTATTCAAAACTTGACGAGCTACTCTGTAGGCTCATACTTAATTTTAACTACCACTGTAGCACATTAATTGCTTGCTCATAAATTTAGAAAAGACGATATATAAATACATCATAACTGTTTTGCTGAAACTAGAGGTCaacacacagatgcacacaaacaaaaatgagttactgtaatgacatttttactggatgctgttttatttcttctctgaaaacaagTGTCAGTGTGCTTAGAATACAAATGGACAGACAGAAATTCTTCAACAGTGATGACCTGTGACtctattttcctattttcttctccaaagaGGCGGAAAGAACAGTGAAAACTACTACTAGAATAGAcagtctttctgtctttctataCGAGTAGACACTACaacaggaaagaaggaaaaaaaaggaaaataaatcagatcCTTGAAGCAAAAACTTGAACAATCCTAGTccatttattattaaaaaagaacttACCTATCCAAGCTCCCAACTCTGGCAACTAGATATAGGAGACTTCCAATAGCAAGGCTGCCTAGCACAAAGAGCTTCTGTCTCAGCAACGCCTGCTGTTTGAATAGCATGGCCCTCCATCAATCTTCAGGACTTCTTCAGTCTGCAGAGACAACAACACATAAAATACTCATTGGAAAGCAATATGCAAGATAATGTTTAGTCAGTTGTTGCAAGTGATTAAGCCACACTTGCGAAAtctttttaaactgcaaaataatgagttaaaactgttttgtttgctaCTGCTTTTCTGTCCTACATGGTAACACCGGGCAATATATCTGGGATAGGATGACAATTCTAGAAGTGATAGTTCAGCTACACCCACCATTACTAGGGCTGTCTGGTAGCCCCACTGTGGGTCTTGACTGTGTAGAGGCTTGTACTGTAATAGGATCTCTTCTTAGGTAAATATGTTTAGAATTTAAGCCCTTCAGAATCAGCCTGGTTTAGATTTCAACAGAGATTTAAATGCTCTGCTGTCAAATGAGGCAGAAGGCATCAGGAGTTAGGCTTGCAGGTTCTGTGCATACAGTGTATGGGGGCACATTTGCTCTGTCTCTACTATTATTAGAGTGTAAGCTGGAGGGGTCTGTGCCAGCAAGCTCACGATGACAGACCTAAGAAGCATGTAGCTGGGGTGGGCACAACAATGATTTTTGACACCAGTGCATCCTACCAGCTCTCCCTGTGCTGAGTGTCAGCTTGGGCTGTTCTGCAGAGAACCTCTTAAGCGCCTCATCTGCCTGACACCAGCCTTGGCTGTTCACCTCAGAAGCGGCTGGGACACAAACTGGCATCCTTGAACTGCCTATAATCCACAGATTTCAGCAACACCAAAGCATAGACttaatggttttggtttttttttctgatgtgctCCAGAGACGACCTAAAGCCCACAAATGAACTTTGCTTCAAATACTTTAGATATGAGGCAGGCAGGAGTCAAAAGATGATGACTTTGTGCCAGGAAGATTCAACTAGAATCACCAGGAGTCCCTAGGTAAGGTAGAAGGAAGAGCTGAGTAAACCTGTTTGTCTTTAGCTTGACTCTTCCCTAAGCCTGAGGTTTGTGCTCAGGACTGCAGACCTGTTTAGGAGACCCAGCTGCATGCCTAATACCTTCTTACAAGGTATACTGAGGAGAACGATCAACTCTTCTTTTCAAGAGCACAGCCCAAGATAATGTGGTTCTTCACTCTGTACCAGTCCTTGGCTTTCttataaatataaaagacaattaaattCAAATCCTCTCACTGGCTTAGGGAATGTAAAGCCATATCATCTACCTACTGAACGAACGCTTTAATCACCAAATTGATCCTcttgatacaaaaaaaaatataaacttgAATCACTTGAACTGCTCATCCATAGTCTAACTTACTCAGCCAGTGAATGTTTAATGTATTATGGAGTAGTTTCCacagaaatggctttttatCTGGATTTTGACCAGACTTACTTTGAACCCATTTCTATGTCGTTTCCTATGTTTTACTACTAGCAAAGCTCCTTTTGCAgctcactttcttcttttccagcctCAGGATTTACATCAAGCAAGACTGGGATAGAGTATTGTAAGCATATAGCTATATAGAGAAGCAGAGTGGGTAGTGAGAGTACAGTGTTTGACTGGCCACTGTTAAACAGAGCCtacaaatgtttctttgttctgcccatacttttaaattttttaccAAGAAAGCTCTCATGAGACTCCAGGATATAGTTTGGGAGCTACTACAACCCAGGGACAATTCCCAATAAGCAGTATGGATGCAGCCTGCTTGCCTTAGTGCTGGCTTGACTTTAATGGTATGGAAGCAGGTCACTCTGTACTGGTTGTCTTCAAGGGTGGCATAGTAATTCCcaagcacatttattttactgctatAGAGACAGCCTTTGTAAGACCAGCCCATCATCTCTTGATAAAAGAGCCATGCCACACTGAAGCTCTGAGTCTGACTGAATCTCTAACACACTAATACCCAAaccacagaaggcaaaggcaggcagaatgaagaaccacccactGTAGAAGAAAATTGggttcaagaccatctaaggaacctgaaggtgcacaagtccatgggacctggtGAGATGCATCCACACGTCCTGAGGGAAgtggtggatgaagtggcaaAGCACTATCCATCATgtttgagaagttgtggcagtctGGTAAAGTTCCcatggactggaaaaggggaaatgtaactcccatttttaaaacgggaaataaggaagacctgggaaactacaggccagtcagtctcaccttggtgcccagcaagatcatggagcagacCCTCCTGGCACATGGCAAATAAGGAGttgattggtgacagccaacatggcttcactaaggaCAAATCTTCCCTTGCagatttggtggccttctatgacaggGTTATAGCCCtgatggatgagggaagagcaactgacatcatctaactggacttgtgcaaagcttttgacactgttcCACATCGCATCCTTGTCTTTAAACTgaagagacatggatttgatgggtgaaccactcagtggataaggaattgggtggatggttgcactcaaagaaTTGTGGTCAacggctcaatgtccaagtggagaccagtgatgagtggtaTTCTTCAGGGGTTGGGATTGGGTCtggtgctgttcaacatctttgtcagtgacatgaAGAGTGGGATTGAGCTCATCCTCTGCAAGTTTGCtggtgacaccaagctgtgtgatGTGGTTGACActctggagggaagggatgccatccagaggaacCCTGTCAGGCTTTAGAGGTGGTCCTGAgtaaacctcatgaagttcaacaaggccaagttcAAGGTCCTGAACTTGGGACAGGGTAATGCCCAGAATCAATACCAGCTGAGCAGAGAAtgggttgagagcagccctgaggaggacttggggctgctggtggaTGAACAGCTCAACATGGACCAACAATGTACAGTTgaagcccagaaagccaacagaatcccaggctgcatcaaaagaagcatggccagtaggtcaagggaagtgattctctccctctactctgctcttgtaagaccccacctggagtactgtgttcagctctggggtccccaacagaagaaggacatggacctgaTGGAGCAAATCCAGAGCAGGGCCATGAAGAcaatcagagggctggagcacctctcctataaagaaaggctgagagatgggtttttttcagcctggagaggacAAGGCTCCAGGGggaccttatagcagcctcccagtacaTAAAGGGGACCTAcaagagagctggagagggactttttacaagggcacaTAGTGATAGGAGAAGGGGAAATGGCTTTAAGatgaaagagggcagatttagattagatattaggaagaaattcttcactgtgagggtggtgaggcactggaacaggctgcccagagaagctgtggacgccccatccctggaagtgttccaggccaggctggatggggccgtgagcaacctggtttagtgaaaggtgtccctgaccatggcagggggcttggaatGAGATGAgctttaaaggtcctttccagcccaaaccgttctatgattctgtgattctagtTTACTAGTAATAATAGTAACTCCTTAAACGGCCAGGTCATAACTTAGGATCACCTATCATACAGGATCACCTATCATAcataatatatttctttttacatagATAAAAACAACTCTGTTATAAGAATTCTTAGATAAGATCCTTATTGCAAAAAGAATCATACAAAACATACAGTAAAAAGAGTTTGCGatgtaaatacagaaacaggaaaaatatttcatcctttaaaaataaatgaggagCAGAGGTAGAGAGGTTAAGCGATTTGCTCAAGGTTACAGAGAAAACCTGTGGCACCAGTGGGATTCGGTGTGAAATGCCTGAATTCCTATCTAGTGCCTTAACCACATGAtaaacttcttccttttttgtagcatgctttttcttaacattgaaaaataaacattaaaatgacATATAAATGTGGAATTCTAGACACTGAGCAAGGCAGAAAACCCATAGCTGAAGCttaattattaagaaaaatgcacagATACTATATCTCTATGTTGATATGCTACTGCTAATTAGTCTTTTAATTaagttatttaattaaaaaagagaaaagagaagaacatgatgatgatgatgatgatgatgatgatgatgatgatagtAAATTTTCATTGGTTTCCAGTTTTAAACCCTTCAGTGCTGCTCTCTAAATAAAAAGTATCACTTCAGCACTATAGGAATTGGTTCTGAACTTCATCTCTCAGAAAACATATACAAGAGACTAAAGTGCCGTCCACATGTTCTCCCTTATACAGGCTCTTGGACACCAATTAAGTCCTACCTGCAAGCCCCACTAAAGCTGTGGAGGTCATCAGGCCataatgaaatcaaattaaTGACAAGCTGTTTCCTGATATAGATTCCACAAGGTCTCATGACTTCAATATTGATGTTTGCAATAAGAttcaatgcaaaaaaacccaaactcaacccaaacaaacaaaaaaaaaaccccaaaacccaatCAGTTCCatttgctctgtgtttgcaTGAGTACAGAAAACTTTTCCACAGAATGACAACTACACTCActagaaatgcaaatataacattttttatttgcttttttcatttttgtgatcACTTTCAGCATCTAATTTAAAGTCCATGGAAGGAGTTTTATTCAAGAGAGGTTGTGAACTCTATAATACTTTCCTCAGATGTTAggctttttcatgaaaaaaaaaaaagtagagaaataATATCTTTGGTTCAGAAAAGGCTACATCTGCAGTGGATGTACTGAGATGGCTCTACGTGACAAAGGAAAGGactgaagaaacatttctatttaaGCCATGGAGTTAATACAACCAGAATGTGTTTAAGGCGAAGGTCCCTAAGGCAGAAATGTTGCTGGAGACTAACATGGCAACACttaaatgaaatggaaagaagaaatgaaaaggaagaaatgaaaatccTGGGACGTATTGAAAGCTGCACAAAGTTTTCTATAAGGAACACATGCTCTTAAACTTAATGAGAGGCTggaaggccaaaaaaaaaaaaaaaaagtaatccaaaATGACAAGATTTTAGCAGTTATCCAAGGCAAAtaagggtgtttttttaaaaaaaaccaaaattcctCTGTGTTATGGATGACAGCTGAACTGGTAAACAAGGAACTGACCAGCAGGAGAAGAGCTGTGAAAGCCACAGGCAGAACTTTCCCAGTAGCTGGATGTGGATGCTGAATGTGGAACCTCCCACCAAAGAGAGGACAGTATACTGTCCTAAGGGATGTCGTAAGTACAGCTTCTTCTGCACCTCACTTCTTAGCACTGAGGTTGCTAAGCAGTCAGTGAGCAGTGACACACTACCTCATGGAGTAACAACTCTGAATCATGGGTAGAAGTAAAGATTTCAAGAATAAGCGAAGAATATTGATGGAAAGGCATGCTCTAAGCTGCTGACATCCTTTAGctataaagcaaaaataaaagcaaaataaagtttggaataaaataaaagttctgttttatatttagtctttgctcacaaaaaaaaaaacaaaccacaacaaaaacccaaaacaacaaaaaaaaaaaacgaactCACAAAAAGCTCCAGTGGGCTTACATGAGAAGTATCTATCTCAAACAACGTAGTTAAATACGCATATGAGGAAAGTCTCTTCTTGGTTATCCAAGAGAGTCACGATGCACAAAGAACATCACAAAGACTTCACAACATGCGATGCATGATTTCTAGTAATAGAAGTGTGTCCAACATCATGTAGAGAAAAATTATAATGTACTTTGTGATTTCAGATGCACAGCTGACTGAACTTGTTAGATGGACATGGTAAAGTTAAATAAAGAATCTTCATTTAGCACTAGAAAGTAACTTTACATTGTACTGATGTGAATGTCTCACCCAATCCCATTTACCATGTTTGCATCCTTGCTGGTGAGAGGATGCTGGGGTTATTGAGTGAATTGCCAAAAGACAGTACAACTATGTAGAATTCCAGTGATAATGccaactgaaaaacagatggaCTATTCCTGACAACAAGAAGTGGTCATAGATAAAGGAAGATATTGCATGTGCTGGCCAAATAAAGTGAACTCTTGTAAAAACTGATTTATGTCCAAGTTAGGTCAAAATCAAATAAGTAcgagaaaacagagaaaagcataCCAATAATGACAGTATTACTGATAAAAGTCTGAATTTGATAACACTACAAATTGTGcagaagcactgaaaagagAAGCTGTTGCTGTCATCACCAAATAAACAGACAGTGAGACAAGAAGATCGCCAGGAACTTGTTtgaaaatgatcagagggaaaTTGTTGGACACATGGAGCAGAGATGAGAAGATGCTGTAGATAAATGGATAGCATATTATTCATTATGGAGAGAAGTGTAAGAAAGAAAGGCAACATACAATCCTTTGGGAAACAGACGGCAGAGATACAGTCTTGATGGAGTAATGTGATTAATCAAAGTGAAGTAGAAACCACAGGCAAATATGCACAAAGgaggctggaaaaaataaatagatatttttaGTTAGCATAGATTTTTTTGATATTGCACGCCAGCAGGGGTCATCTGTTGACCAACAAATATTTGTCTTCGTACACTGAAA
Encoded here:
- the HS3ST5 gene encoding heparan sulfate glucosamine 3-O-sulfotransferase 5 — protein: MLFKQQALLRQKLFVLGSLAIGSLLYLVARVGSLDRLQPLCPIDGRFGPRSQDEIPLRALQFKRGLLHEFRKGNATKEQIRLHNLVQQLPKAIIIGVRKGGTRALLEMLNLHPAVVKASQEIHFFDNDENYAKGIEWYRKKMPFSYPHQITIEKSPAYFITEEVPERIYKMNSSIKLLIIVREPTTRAISDYTQVLEGKERKNKTYYKFEKLAIDPNTCEVNTKYKAVRTSIYTKHLERWLKYFPIEQFHIVDGDRLITEPLPELQLVEKFLNLPPRISQYNLYFNATRGFYCLRFNIVFNKCLAGSKGRIHPEVDTSVITKLRKFFHPFNQKFYQITGRTFNWP